The following coding sequences are from one Microbulbifer sp. TB1203 window:
- a CDS encoding protein kinase: METAEPEQIQLGRYRLGRTLGAGGMGVVYLAQDTKLDRPVAIKKLRRDATSASARGRIQSEAQLLAKLNHSNIVQLYDVLEEDDGIALVMEYVEGTTLREWMRERIAPLREKIGLLMQICNGLGEAHALGIIHRDLKPDNILITNNGVAKITDFGIAKSQDQQDLNLTKEDHVAGTLGAMSPEQIQGKPLDLRSDLFSLGTIAYELLCGTKPFDAGEGNFLALAGRVINEPHTAPQQAWSKIPEPLAVLLDKLLHKDPTQRPESAQLVYDALEFMYRVGEPDADTEEFSATITQLLSKPRNNHWRKVAAFAVAVVVIAGGVWGWSYLNRLEPQYIAVLPAQIEGEAPELTDTLVRQALSGAVGHLKSSALVAFTPKPEDDLEAQIKSLREKGVTDVLVSYLHCARTRCEIEIQRLGAADDLIRNQTSFAFLPQKRQESEYQISEASAHLFEQAYLKHETEQGLMSDKDYRRYLEIVARADSKDLEENDLKVMEELVLRYLDNANLYRAYTSVATNLYVTSDNFNYIQSGLTVLERAKLRNIDETTTLELELWLRSYDNDRAAFNRLLSRLLELDYPPAQLLNKYARFLYMQGEYKDGIQYAHKAAKLNPSAENFYLVAMNQFGSGDYQQAEQTLNSVITRFPEHWASYATLGAINIEMGKYVAAESAINSIPLHLRNWRTHSNLGVAYFLQEQYDLALSSYTNAMQMAPNNLLPIYNLAEVHLMKGDKEKAEKYFRKIEKLTAEKYGIRERSYRSVAQAYLGNISEAITLAHQLSREAPDDTYVKYYSAQIYILAGEFRSASYHIEQLLVQGMGADWFSLPVFHQLCPHPEISKKVVEALCH; the protein is encoded by the coding sequence ATGGAAACCGCCGAACCGGAACAGATACAGTTAGGCCGCTACCGGCTGGGCCGCACCCTTGGTGCCGGCGGCATGGGCGTGGTCTACCTGGCGCAGGACACCAAACTGGACCGCCCGGTGGCCATCAAGAAGCTTCGCCGCGACGCCACCAGCGCGTCTGCCCGCGGCCGCATCCAGTCCGAGGCCCAACTGCTGGCCAAGCTCAACCACAGCAATATCGTCCAGCTTTACGACGTACTGGAGGAAGACGACGGCATCGCCCTGGTGATGGAATACGTGGAAGGCACCACCCTGCGCGAGTGGATGCGCGAGCGTATCGCACCGCTGCGGGAAAAGATCGGCCTGCTGATGCAGATCTGCAACGGCCTGGGCGAAGCCCACGCCCTGGGCATCATCCACCGCGACCTCAAGCCCGACAATATCCTGATCACCAATAACGGCGTAGCCAAGATCACCGACTTCGGCATCGCCAAATCCCAGGACCAGCAGGATCTCAACCTCACCAAGGAAGATCACGTGGCCGGCACCCTGGGCGCCATGTCCCCGGAACAGATCCAGGGCAAACCCCTGGACCTGCGCAGCGACCTGTTCAGCCTGGGCACCATCGCCTACGAACTCCTGTGCGGCACCAAACCCTTCGACGCCGGCGAGGGGAACTTCCTGGCCCTGGCCGGCCGGGTGATCAACGAACCCCATACCGCACCACAACAGGCCTGGTCGAAAATCCCCGAGCCACTGGCCGTGCTGCTGGACAAACTGTTACACAAGGACCCCACCCAGCGGCCGGAGAGTGCACAGCTGGTTTACGATGCCCTGGAATTTATGTACCGCGTGGGAGAACCGGATGCGGATACTGAGGAGTTCTCTGCCACTATCACCCAGCTGCTCAGCAAGCCGCGCAATAATCACTGGCGTAAGGTTGCCGCGTTTGCCGTGGCGGTTGTTGTAATCGCGGGTGGTGTTTGGGGCTGGAGCTATCTGAATCGGCTGGAGCCGCAGTATATTGCCGTGCTGCCCGCGCAGATTGAGGGGGAGGCGCCGGAGCTTACTGATACCTTGGTGCGGCAGGCGCTGTCCGGCGCCGTGGGACATCTGAAAAGCAGTGCCTTGGTGGCTTTTACCCCTAAGCCCGAGGACGACCTGGAAGCACAGATCAAATCCCTGCGGGAGAAGGGCGTAACCGACGTGCTGGTTTCCTATCTGCACTGCGCGCGGACCCGCTGTGAAATCGAAATACAGCGGTTGGGCGCAGCCGACGATCTGATCAGGAACCAGACCAGTTTTGCATTTTTGCCACAGAAGCGGCAGGAGTCTGAGTATCAGATCAGCGAGGCCAGTGCGCATTTGTTTGAGCAGGCCTATCTCAAGCATGAGACTGAACAAGGTTTGATGAGTGATAAGGATTATCGACGCTATCTGGAGATAGTGGCACGAGCGGACAGTAAGGATCTAGAAGAGAACGATCTTAAAGTAATGGAGGAGTTGGTGTTGCGGTATCTGGATAACGCCAACCTCTACCGAGCGTATACCAGTGTAGCAACAAACCTCTATGTTACTTCAGATAATTTTAATTATATCCAGTCCGGACTAACGGTACTGGAGCGCGCCAAGCTTCGCAATATAGATGAGACCACCACTCTCGAACTGGAGCTTTGGCTGCGCAGCTATGATAACGATCGAGCAGCATTTAACAGACTCCTAAGCAGGCTGCTAGAACTGGATTACCCTCCAGCACAATTGCTCAACAAGTATGCACGCTTTTTGTATATGCAAGGAGAATACAAGGACGGAATTCAATATGCCCATAAGGCAGCAAAACTAAATCCATCCGCAGAAAATTTCTATCTAGTTGCGATGAATCAATTCGGCAGCGGCGATTACCAGCAGGCAGAGCAGACCCTAAATAGTGTCATTACACGCTTCCCTGAACACTGGGCATCTTATGCCACTCTGGGAGCAATCAATATCGAAATGGGAAAATATGTGGCCGCAGAATCAGCCATAAACAGTATTCCGCTTCATCTACGCAACTGGAGAACGCATTCTAATCTGGGGGTAGCTTATTTTCTACAAGAACAATATGATTTGGCTCTAAGCTCATATACTAACGCAATGCAAATGGCACCCAACAACCTATTACCGATATATAACCTCGCCGAGGTACATTTAATGAAAGGAGATAAAGAAAAAGCTGAGAAGTATTTCCGTAAAATAGAAAAATTAACAGCTGAAAAATACGGCATTAGAGAGAGAAGCTACCGCTCAGTTGCTCAAGCTTACTTGGGTAACATTTCGGAAGCAATCACTCTAGCTCATCAACTTAGCCGAGAGGCACCAGATGATACATACGTGAAATACTATTCTGCTCAAATTTATATACTGGCAGGAGAATTTCGCTCAGCCAGTTACCATATTGAACAGCTGTTAGTGCAAGGAATGGGAGCAGATTGGTTTTCCCTACCGGTCTTTCACCAACTGTGCCCCCATCCAGAAATATCCAAAAAGGTGGTTGAAGCTCTCTGCCACTAA
- a CDS encoding protein kinase codes for MPTEQPPFYIGRYLVTGRLGSGGMGVVYLATDERLGRQVAIKRLVKNPSSSSAHLRIRQEALLLAQLNHSNIVQIYDVVEERNDVALVMEYVDGCSLTYWQRERNPGLIQKVRLLKQICNGLSRAHSIGIIHRDLKADNILIDSDNTAKIGDFGIAKNWRETSDLTREQHIAGSWGAMSPEQAQGKPLDNRSDLFSLGVLAYQLLCEQNPFGDCESPYVLVDRIVNSQHPPASKLNPELPAALSQLLDRLLAKDQTQRPLNAASVAAELEAIAVSLENRRSGFSGSRTVTITAEDYHRRRQRKPVTGRAWIGIAAAVAGLLLTAAALALLLPKVSSTSDGKYIALISPAAMPEQSREARLLVQSALNAIKHGLSNRDGLYLVPYSESQALRGQPLERQAQALNAQLLLNPDISCGPTLCDLSLELIDSEGLFVVAHRSLSLNLNGIKGGFEQTLQQVNYLLPKFPPRERDPNLSIGEEDYRRYLELETNSFDYRTAEVTEETLDALEELREKAPLFPPIYELYGKLAYDHRYTNRNTDSIERLDKFLAKAPAQIAGTAEVLGARLFLANARYDWQEAGQVLAQLKMIMPDPARYYYMEAVYHHLRGDYDQALNAVDKALAMRTSTTHLMQKAVTLSYAGEMEAAKPYLQRVLETDNNYTDATSLLAANELDMGRTGETIRLLGTVSPDRLSALDLYNLCTAHYLEKNYVEADHCFDELYIALPSDVEPLLYRAEIARELQQPEKARQLSERVVELNRDREGWDNQLILALAYAQLGQPERAVETLFKIRRDAPDDIYVNHIRAQIYITTEDLVSTKAHIRKTLELGQSPIWYHTSRFAKVCTHSGFADLYKEYPALCPGGIQNTQVARQ; via the coding sequence ATGCCAACAGAACAACCACCTTTCTACATCGGACGCTACTTGGTCACCGGCCGTCTCGGCTCCGGCGGCATGGGTGTGGTCTACCTGGCCACGGACGAACGCCTGGGCCGCCAGGTGGCCATCAAGCGCCTGGTGAAGAATCCCAGCAGCAGCTCCGCGCACCTCAGGATTCGCCAGGAAGCCCTGCTGCTGGCGCAGCTCAACCACAGCAACATCGTGCAGATCTACGATGTGGTGGAAGAGCGGAACGACGTGGCGCTGGTGATGGAGTATGTGGACGGCTGCTCGCTCACCTACTGGCAGCGCGAGCGCAATCCGGGCCTGATCCAGAAAGTCCGGCTGCTCAAGCAGATCTGCAACGGCCTCTCCCGGGCCCACAGTATCGGCATCATTCACCGCGACCTGAAAGCCGACAACATCCTGATCGACAGCGACAATACCGCCAAGATCGGCGACTTCGGCATCGCCAAGAACTGGCGCGAAACCAGCGACCTCACCCGCGAACAGCACATCGCCGGCAGCTGGGGCGCCATGTCGCCGGAACAGGCCCAGGGCAAACCGCTGGACAACCGCAGCGACCTCTTCTCCCTGGGTGTGCTCGCCTACCAGCTGCTGTGCGAACAGAACCCCTTCGGCGACTGCGAAAGCCCCTATGTGCTCGTCGACCGCATCGTCAACAGCCAGCATCCGCCGGCATCGAAACTCAATCCCGAACTGCCGGCGGCCCTGAGCCAACTGCTGGATCGGCTGCTGGCCAAGGACCAGACCCAACGCCCCCTGAATGCCGCCTCGGTGGCTGCGGAGCTGGAGGCCATTGCAGTGAGCCTGGAAAACCGCAGATCCGGTTTCAGTGGCAGCCGTACGGTGACCATTACCGCGGAAGATTACCACCGCCGCCGGCAACGCAAGCCCGTCACCGGCAGGGCCTGGATCGGTATCGCGGCGGCCGTCGCCGGCCTGCTGCTTACCGCCGCCGCACTCGCCCTTCTGCTGCCGAAGGTCTCTTCAACCAGCGACGGAAAATATATAGCCCTGATATCCCCGGCAGCCATGCCCGAACAGAGCCGGGAAGCGCGCCTATTGGTGCAGAGCGCCCTCAACGCCATCAAACACGGGCTCTCCAACCGGGACGGTCTCTACCTGGTGCCCTATTCGGAATCCCAGGCATTGCGCGGCCAGCCCCTGGAGCGCCAGGCCCAGGCGCTCAACGCACAATTGCTGCTCAACCCGGACATCTCCTGCGGCCCCACCCTGTGCGATCTCTCCCTGGAGCTGATCGACAGCGAAGGGCTGTTTGTCGTGGCTCACCGCAGTCTTTCGCTGAACCTGAACGGCATCAAGGGAGGCTTCGAGCAGACGTTGCAACAGGTCAACTACCTGCTGCCCAAATTCCCACCCCGCGAGAGGGATCCGAACCTCAGCATCGGGGAAGAGGACTACCGCCGCTACCTGGAACTGGAAACGAACAGTTTCGATTACCGCACCGCCGAAGTCACCGAGGAAACCCTGGATGCCCTGGAAGAGCTGCGGGAAAAGGCCCCGCTCTTCCCCCCCATCTATGAGCTCTACGGCAAGCTGGCCTACGACCACCGCTATACCAATCGCAACACGGACTCCATCGAGCGGTTGGACAAGTTCCTCGCCAAGGCGCCGGCGCAAATCGCCGGCACAGCGGAAGTACTTGGGGCACGGCTGTTCCTGGCCAATGCGCGCTACGACTGGCAGGAAGCCGGGCAGGTCCTGGCACAGCTGAAAATGATCATGCCGGACCCGGCCCGCTACTACTATATGGAAGCCGTCTACCACCACCTTCGCGGCGACTACGACCAGGCGCTGAATGCCGTGGACAAGGCCCTGGCCATGCGTACCAGCACCACCCACCTGATGCAGAAGGCAGTGACCCTCAGCTACGCCGGAGAAATGGAGGCGGCCAAACCCTACCTGCAACGAGTCCTGGAAACCGACAACAACTACACCGACGCGACCTCCCTGCTCGCCGCCAACGAACTGGACATGGGCCGCACGGGAGAGACCATCCGCCTGCTCGGCACCGTCAGCCCCGACCGCCTGAGCGCCCTGGACCTCTACAACCTGTGCACTGCTCACTACCTGGAAAAAAACTACGTCGAGGCCGACCACTGCTTCGACGAACTCTACATCGCCCTCCCCAGCGACGTGGAACCGCTGCTCTACCGCGCGGAAATAGCCCGGGAACTACAGCAACCCGAAAAAGCCCGACAGCTGAGCGAGCGCGTCGTGGAACTGAACAGGGACCGCGAGGGCTGGGACAACCAGCTGATATTGGCGCTGGCCTACGCCCAATTAGGACAACCGGAACGCGCGGTGGAAACCCTGTTCAAGATCCGCCGCGACGCCCCGGACGATATCTACGTCAATCACATACGCGCACAGATTTACATCACCACGGAGGACCTGGTCTCCACCAAGGCCCATATCCGTAAAACCCTGGAATTGGGGCAGTCGCCCATCTGGTACCACACCAGCCGCTTCGCGAAGGTCTGTACCCATAGCGGCTTTGCCGATCTGTACAAGGAATACCCGGCCCTCTGCCCAGGGGGAATACAAAACACCCAGGTAGCGAGACAATAG
- a CDS encoding FHA domain-containing protein, with amino-acid sequence MACLQHPDREQPVYLMAHHTIGRRQGAVDTRITSAEISGIHAAIQWTGTHWNIRDLSRNGTWVNDQQLVPAKNYQLQLGDKITFGRADNPLWTVENLDAPENLLIDLRTGEAQYLERYHLLPDERDPLATLHLNPVTGQWLYELTGNSNGNENARVVKHGDRIDCGRHGWQLFLADNQGTTKELSLEQLSIADFKLRFISSYHEEHVQMQLIREKVKVPLPGRSHHYLLLYLARARIRDIKRGLDPEFQGWIPIQVATQELGLTPNSMNMQLFRARKQIAESLPDAIDTSSLVERRAWEIRLGCDQFEIYKGSQLEAHTSGAETVNEQ; translated from the coding sequence ATGGCATGCCTGCAACACCCTGACAGGGAGCAGCCCGTTTACCTGATGGCGCACCACACCATCGGCCGGCGCCAGGGCGCCGTGGACACACGGATCACCAGCGCGGAAATTTCCGGCATCCACGCCGCCATTCAGTGGACCGGCACCCACTGGAATATTCGCGACCTGAGCCGCAACGGCACCTGGGTCAATGACCAGCAGTTGGTTCCGGCAAAAAATTACCAGCTCCAACTGGGGGACAAAATCACCTTCGGCCGCGCCGACAATCCACTGTGGACAGTGGAAAACCTGGACGCGCCCGAAAACCTGCTGATCGACCTGCGCACCGGCGAAGCGCAATACCTGGAGCGGTATCACCTGTTGCCCGACGAGCGGGACCCGCTGGCCACCCTGCATCTGAACCCCGTCACCGGCCAGTGGCTGTACGAACTCACCGGCAATTCCAACGGCAACGAAAACGCCCGCGTCGTCAAACACGGCGACCGCATCGACTGCGGCCGCCACGGCTGGCAACTGTTTCTCGCCGACAATCAGGGCACCACCAAGGAACTGTCCCTGGAGCAGTTGTCGATCGCGGACTTCAAACTGCGCTTCATCTCCAGCTACCACGAAGAACACGTGCAGATGCAGCTGATCCGCGAGAAAGTGAAAGTCCCGCTGCCCGGCCGCTCCCACCACTACCTGCTCCTCTATCTGGCCCGCGCGCGCATCAGGGACATAAAAAGGGGGCTGGACCCGGAATTCCAGGGTTGGATTCCCATCCAGGTGGCCACCCAGGAACTGGGCCTCACCCCAAACAGCATGAATATGCAGCTCTTCCGCGCGCGTAAGCAGATCGCCGAATCCCTGCCGGACGCCATCGACACCTCGTCCCTGGTAGAGCGGCGGGCCTGGGAAATCCGCCTGGGCTGCGACCAGTTCGAGATCTATAAGGGGTCCCAACTGGAAGCTCACACGAGCGGGGCGGAGACAGTCAATGAACAGTGA
- a CDS encoding MarR family transcriptional regulator — protein MDKIEEVLITLRRLIRATDLHSKQLVKTAGLTAPQLLLLQAIREKGQVTIGALAKEISLSQATVTTILDRLEKRELVYRERSSEDKRKVHAYLTDKGADIIRDAPTPLQEHFVRQFRDLRDWEQSMIISSLQRVALMMDAEHIDASPVLDVGDLDRKDSRQLPSEKEEADDGN, from the coding sequence ATGGACAAGATTGAAGAAGTACTGATTACCCTGCGTCGGCTGATTCGCGCCACCGACCTCCACTCCAAGCAACTGGTGAAAACCGCCGGCCTCACCGCCCCGCAATTGCTGCTGCTGCAGGCGATCCGCGAGAAGGGCCAGGTCACCATCGGCGCCCTGGCCAAGGAAATCAGCCTCAGCCAGGCGACGGTCACTACCATTCTAGACCGCCTGGAGAAGCGCGAACTGGTGTACCGGGAGCGCTCTTCGGAGGACAAGCGCAAGGTCCACGCCTATCTCACCGATAAGGGCGCGGATATCATCCGCGACGCCCCCACCCCCTTGCAGGAGCACTTCGTGCGCCAGTTTCGCGACCTGCGCGACTGGGAGCAGTCGATGATCATCTCGTCGCTGCAGCGGGTGGCACTGATGATGGACGCGGAACATATCGACGCCTCGCCGGTGCTGGATGTCGGCGACCTGGACCGCAAGGACAGCCGCCAGTTGCCGTCGGAAAAGGAAGAAGCCGACGACGGAAATTAA
- the ectA gene encoding diaminobutyrate acetyltransferase, with the protein MSANSKARAIGQTRAISQTTATSQAREERAEGEATEGEVQARRSAKGAELLLRRPLSEDGAAVHALIGRCPPLDENSIYCNLLQASHFADTSVAAELDGKLVGFVSGYRVPERPDTLFIWQVAVAAEARGLGLAGRMVREILGRPCCAEVRFLETTITPDNRASWALFRGLARKLDAGCEESVLFDRDRHFRGRHDSETLLRIGPFTGAAKGAG; encoded by the coding sequence TTGAGCGCCAACAGCAAAGCGAGAGCTATCGGCCAAACGAGAGCCATCAGCCAAACAACAGCCACCAGCCAGGCGAGGGAAGAACGGGCTGAAGGAGAAGCCACGGAAGGAGAGGTCCAGGCGCGGCGCAGCGCCAAAGGGGCAGAGCTCCTGCTGCGCCGGCCCCTCAGTGAAGACGGCGCCGCGGTTCACGCGCTTATCGGCCGCTGCCCACCCCTGGATGAAAATTCCATCTACTGCAACCTGCTGCAGGCCAGCCATTTCGCCGACACCAGCGTCGCCGCTGAGCTGGATGGCAAGCTGGTCGGTTTCGTCTCCGGCTACCGGGTGCCCGAACGCCCGGACACCCTGTTTATCTGGCAGGTGGCGGTCGCCGCCGAGGCTCGCGGGCTTGGTCTCGCCGGCCGTATGGTCCGGGAGATCCTGGGCCGCCCCTGCTGCGCCGAAGTGCGCTTCCTGGAAACCACCATCACCCCCGACAACCGCGCTTCCTGGGCGCTGTTCCGCGGCCTGGCGCGCAAACTCGACGCCGGCTGCGAGGAGTCCGTGCTGTTCGATCGCGATCGCCATTTCCGCGGCCGTCACGACAGCGAAACCCTGCTGCGCATAGGCCCATTCACCGGCGCGGCCAAGGGCGCCGGGTGA
- the ectB gene encoding diaminobutyrate--2-oxoglutarate transaminase: protein MKVFDEIESEVQSYARAFPRIFNRAQGEYLYDEEGNQYLDFLAGAGTLNYGHNNPVFKKALLEYIERDGITHGLDLHTAAKRDFLEIFYEKILQPRGLSYVMQFTGPTGTNAVEAAMKIARKYKGRENIISFTNGFHGVTAGSLAATGNSHHRGAAGVSMAGVTRMPYDGYLGDDIDTTAYLDKVLSDSSSGVDHPAAVIVETVQGEGGINAATTTWLRNLSEVCKKHDVLLIIDDIQAGCGRTGSYFSFEESGVVPDIVTLSKSLSGYGLPFAVVLMRPELDQWKPGEHNGTFRGNNLAFVTATAAIDHYWSDDKFAAEVLRKGDYIGERLEKIVDNYGDGNLTTRGRGMFRGLNCVNGDLAGQITREAFRHGLVIETSGADDHVVKTLCPLTISDDNLKKALDIVEAAVAKVLKGQDVPEEHDFFAEDGDENSEKKDTLAGAA, encoded by the coding sequence ATGAAAGTTTTTGACGAGATCGAATCGGAAGTACAGAGTTACGCGCGCGCCTTTCCGCGCATTTTCAACCGCGCCCAGGGCGAGTACCTGTACGACGAGGAGGGTAACCAGTACCTGGATTTCCTCGCCGGTGCCGGCACGCTCAACTACGGCCACAACAACCCGGTATTCAAGAAGGCGCTGCTGGAATATATCGAGCGCGACGGCATCACCCACGGCCTGGACCTGCACACTGCGGCCAAGCGCGATTTCCTGGAGATCTTCTACGAGAAGATCCTGCAGCCCCGCGGCCTGAGCTACGTCATGCAGTTCACCGGCCCCACCGGCACCAACGCGGTGGAGGCGGCGATGAAAATCGCGCGCAAGTACAAGGGGCGCGAGAACATCATCTCCTTTACCAACGGCTTCCACGGCGTTACCGCCGGGTCCCTGGCCGCCACCGGCAACTCCCACCACCGCGGCGCCGCCGGCGTGAGCATGGCCGGTGTGACCCGCATGCCCTACGACGGTTACCTGGGCGACGACATCGACACCACTGCCTACCTGGACAAGGTGTTGTCCGACTCCTCCAGCGGCGTTGACCACCCGGCGGCGGTGATTGTCGAAACCGTGCAGGGCGAGGGCGGTATCAACGCGGCCACCACCACCTGGTTGCGCAATCTTTCCGAAGTGTGCAAGAAACACGACGTGCTGCTGATCATCGACGATATCCAGGCGGGCTGCGGCCGTACCGGTAGTTACTTCAGCTTCGAGGAGTCGGGGGTAGTGCCGGATATTGTCACCCTGTCCAAATCCCTCAGCGGCTACGGCCTGCCCTTCGCAGTCGTGTTGATGCGGCCGGAGCTGGACCAGTGGAAACCGGGCGAGCACAACGGCACCTTCCGCGGCAACAACCTGGCCTTTGTCACCGCCACGGCGGCGATTGATCACTACTGGAGCGACGACAAGTTCGCTGCGGAAGTGCTCCGCAAGGGCGACTACATCGGTGAACGCCTGGAAAAAATCGTGGACAACTACGGCGACGGCAATCTCACCACCCGCGGTCGCGGCATGTTCCGCGGGCTAAACTGCGTGAACGGCGACCTGGCCGGACAGATCACCCGTGAAGCCTTCCGGCACGGACTGGTGATCGAGACCAGCGGCGCCGACGACCACGTGGTGAAAACCCTGTGCCCGCTGACGATCAGTGACGACAACCTGAAAAAGGCGCTGGATATTGTCGAGGCGGCGGTGGCCAAGGTACTGAAAGGCCAGGACGTACCGGAGGAGCACGATTTCTTTGCCGAGGACGGCGACGAAAACAGTGAGAAAAAAGACACACTGGCCGGCGCAGCCTGA
- a CDS encoding ectoine synthase, whose translation MIVRNLQDAEKTARRVVSEGWESTRLLLKNDNMGFSFHITTIYEGAELNLHYQNHLESVYCISGEGEVETVADGVVYPIQPGTIYILDKNDKHILRAKTEMKMACVFNPPLHGKEVHNASGAYELEAEEISDKK comes from the coding sequence ATGATTGTCAGGAATTTACAGGACGCAGAAAAAACAGCCCGCCGTGTGGTTTCCGAAGGTTGGGAGAGCACGCGGCTGCTGCTGAAAAACGACAATATGGGGTTCTCCTTCCATATCACCACCATTTATGAAGGTGCCGAGCTGAACCTGCATTACCAGAACCACCTGGAATCGGTGTACTGCATTTCCGGCGAGGGCGAGGTGGAGACGGTGGCGGATGGTGTGGTCTACCCCATCCAGCCGGGCACTATCTATATCCTGGATAAAAACGACAAGCATATCCTGCGCGCCAAAACGGAAATGAAGATGGCCTGTGTCTTCAACCCGCCGTTGCACGGCAAGGAAGTACACAATGCCAGCGGCGCCTACGAACTGGAAGCAGAAGAAATCTCCGACAAAAAATGA
- a CDS encoding aspartate kinase, whose amino-acid sequence MKLHTVEKIGGTSMSDYAAVRDNIILKNGRADREGVYQRIFVVSAYGGITDMLLEHKKSGRPGVFALFAGAEEERSWSEAVHGLRERMGEINAALFEDPALRDKANEFIGERLEDTQRCLADLERLCQHGHFALEGHLDTVSEMLASLGETHSAWNTAQLLRQEGIEARFVDLTGWRDSDHLTLDERIERAFRDIDLARELPIVTGYAHTREGLMKTFARGYSEMTFSRIAVITGAREAIIHKEYHLSSADPRLVGENQAVPIGRTNYDVADQLANLGMEAIHPRAAKGLRQQEIPLRVMNTFEPEHRGTLVTGDYVSETPCVEIIAGRKNIYAVECFDQDMMGSMTAYDRTINEIIGRFKGSVVTKDTNANTITHFLANNLKTVKRIRSAICEQYPDCDIQVRKVAVVSAIGSDMKVPGMLSRAVAALAQSGISILAVHQSMRQVDMQFVVNESDYEVAVKSLHHALVEVYEHGDAICAA is encoded by the coding sequence ATGAAACTACACACGGTGGAAAAAATCGGCGGCACGTCCATGAGTGACTATGCCGCAGTTCGCGACAACATCATTCTCAAGAACGGCCGGGCGGATCGCGAGGGGGTTTACCAGCGTATCTTCGTGGTCTCCGCCTACGGCGGCATCACCGACATGCTGCTGGAACACAAGAAATCCGGGCGCCCGGGTGTCTTCGCCCTGTTTGCCGGTGCCGAGGAGGAGCGCAGCTGGTCGGAAGCCGTGCACGGCCTGCGCGAGCGCATGGGCGAAATCAACGCCGCGCTGTTTGAAGATCCGGCGCTGCGCGACAAGGCCAATGAGTTTATCGGCGAGCGCCTGGAAGACACGCAGCGCTGCCTTGCGGATCTGGAGCGGCTCTGCCAGCACGGTCACTTTGCCCTCGAGGGCCATCTTGATACCGTCAGCGAGATGCTCGCCAGCCTGGGTGAGACGCACAGCGCCTGGAACACGGCACAGCTGTTGCGCCAGGAGGGCATCGAGGCGCGCTTCGTCGACCTCACCGGCTGGCGGGACAGCGATCACTTGACCCTGGACGAGCGCATCGAGCGCGCCTTCCGCGATATCGATCTCGCCAGGGAACTGCCCATTGTCACCGGCTATGCACATACGCGCGAGGGACTGATGAAAACCTTCGCCCGCGGCTACAGCGAGATGACCTTCAGCCGCATCGCGGTGATCACCGGTGCGCGCGAGGCGATCATTCACAAGGAATACCACCTGAGTAGCGCCGACCCGCGCCTGGTGGGGGAAAATCAGGCGGTGCCCATCGGCCGCACCAACTACGACGTGGCGGACCAACTGGCCAACCTGGGTATGGAAGCCATCCACCCCCGCGCTGCCAAAGGGCTGCGTCAGCAGGAAATCCCGCTGCGGGTGATGAACACCTTTGAGCCGGAACACCGCGGCACCCTGGTGACCGGCGACTATGTCAGCGAAACCCCCTGCGTGGAGATTATTGCCGGGCGCAAGAATATCTATGCGGTGGAATGTTTCGACCAGGACATGATGGGCAGTATGACGGCCTATGATCGCACCATCAACGAAATCATCGGGCGCTTTAAAGGCAGCGTGGTTACCAAGGACACCAACGCCAATACCATTACGCATTTTCTGGCCAACAACCTGAAAACTGTAAAGCGTATTCGCAGCGCTATCTGCGAGCAGTATCCGGACTGCGATATCCAGGTGCGCAAGGTGGCAGTGGTCTCCGCAATCGGCAGCGATATGAAGGTGCCCGGTATGCTCTCGCGCGCGGTGGCGGCGCTGGCGCAATCCGGTATCAGTATCCTTGCGGTGCACCAGTCCATGCGCCAGGTGGATATGCAGTTTGTGGTGAATGAAAGCGATTATGAAGTCGCAGTGAAAAGCCTGCACCACGCGCTGGTGGAGGTTTATGAACACGGCGATGCAATATGCGCGGCTTGA